The following proteins are encoded in a genomic region of Streptomyces sp. SLBN-31:
- a CDS encoding ABC transporter ATP-binding protein: protein MAELSKNDEPQDVTPNVSEVDVVDAHSEAESVAAIEAPVERGEPILQVRDLVKHFPLTQGILFKKQVGAVKAVDGVSFDLHQGETLGIVGESGCGKSTVAKLLMNLERATAGEIFYKGQDITKLSGRALKAVRRNIQMVFQDPYTSLNPRMTVGDIIGEPFDIHPEVAPKGDRRRKVQELLDVVGLNPEYINRYPHQFSGGQRQRIGIARGLALNPEIIICDEPVSALDVSVEAQVINLMERLQDEFNLSYIFIAHDLSIVRHISDRVGVMYLGKMAEIGTDEQIYDHPTHPYTQALLSAVPVPDPEAREHRERIILTGDVPSPANPPSGCRFRTRCWKAQDKCAEEVPLLAIPERFKDTDSPAAHESACHFAEEKDVVHA from the coding sequence ATGGCTGAGCTCAGCAAGAACGACGAGCCGCAGGACGTCACTCCGAACGTCTCCGAGGTGGACGTGGTGGACGCCCACTCCGAGGCGGAGTCCGTCGCCGCCATCGAGGCGCCCGTCGAGCGGGGCGAGCCGATCCTGCAGGTGCGTGACCTGGTCAAGCACTTCCCGCTGACCCAGGGCATCCTGTTCAAGAAACAGGTCGGCGCGGTCAAGGCCGTCGACGGCGTCTCCTTCGACCTGCACCAGGGCGAGACCCTGGGCATCGTGGGCGAGTCCGGCTGCGGCAAGTCGACGGTGGCCAAGCTCCTGATGAACCTGGAGCGGGCGACGGCCGGCGAGATCTTCTACAAGGGCCAGGACATCACCAAGCTGTCCGGGCGCGCGCTGAAGGCGGTCCGCCGCAACATCCAGATGGTGTTCCAGGACCCTTACACCTCGCTCAACCCCCGTATGACGGTGGGCGACATCATCGGCGAGCCCTTCGACATCCACCCCGAGGTGGCCCCGAAGGGCGACCGGCGCCGCAAGGTGCAGGAGCTGCTGGACGTCGTCGGCCTCAACCCCGAGTACATCAACCGCTACCCGCACCAGTTCTCCGGCGGCCAGCGCCAGCGCATCGGCATCGCCCGCGGCCTGGCGCTCAACCCCGAGATCATCATCTGCGACGAGCCGGTCTCGGCCCTGGACGTCTCCGTCGAGGCCCAGGTCATCAACCTGATGGAGCGACTGCAGGACGAGTTCAACCTCTCCTACATCTTCATCGCGCACGACCTGTCGATCGTCCGGCACATCTCGGACCGGGTGGGTGTGATGTACCTCGGCAAGATGGCCGAGATCGGCACCGACGAGCAGATCTACGACCACCCGACGCACCCCTACACCCAGGCGCTGCTCTCCGCCGTGCCCGTGCCCGACCCGGAGGCCCGCGAACACCGGGAGCGCATCATCCTCACCGGTGACGTGCCCTCCCCGGCCAACCCGCCCTCCGGTTGCCGCTTCCGCACCCGGTGCTGGAAGGCCCAGGACAAGTGCGCCGAGGAGGTCCCGCTGCTCGCGATCCCGGAGCGCTTCAAGGACACCGACTCCCCGGCGGCCCACGAGTCGGCCTGCCACTTCGCGGAGGAGAAGGACGTCGTCCACGCGTAG
- a CDS encoding VOC family protein — translation MLHHVELWVPDLGRAVGEWGWLLGRLGWAPYQEWERGRSWRAAGTYLVVEESTAMSGTAHDRMRPGLNHLAFHAGSRSDVDALAEDGPAHGWRPLFAERYPYAGGPGHYAAYLANSDGFEVELVAAEAT, via the coding sequence TTGCTGCATCACGTCGAGTTGTGGGTGCCGGATCTGGGGCGGGCAGTGGGGGAGTGGGGCTGGCTGCTGGGCAGGCTCGGCTGGGCGCCGTACCAGGAGTGGGAGCGGGGCAGGAGCTGGCGGGCGGCCGGGACCTACCTGGTCGTCGAGGAGTCCACGGCGATGAGCGGCACCGCCCATGACAGGATGCGGCCGGGCCTCAACCACCTGGCCTTTCACGCCGGTTCGCGGTCCGACGTCGACGCGCTGGCCGAGGACGGTCCGGCCCACGGCTGGCGGCCCCTCTTCGCCGAGCGCTACCCGTATGCCGGCGGACCTGGCCACTACGCCGCCTATCTCGCCAACTCGGACGGCTTCGAGGTCGAGTTGGTGGCGGCCGAGGCTACGTAG
- a CDS encoding ABC transporter ATP-binding protein, with product MTTPAPLLSARDLHVTFPGRHGAAPARAVDGVDLDIGAGEIVALVGESGCGKTTLARSLLGLVEPSSGSVRFDGKPLEYSSRALKAYRRRVQLVLQDPSGSLNPRHTVYEAVAEGLRIHGHPGDERTAVAEALSRAGLRPPERFFLRYPHELSGGQRQRVVIAGALVLQPELIVADEPVASLDASVRGEILALLLRLRTELGLSALVVTHDLGLAWNVADRVAVMYLGRIVETGTVEQVLTAPRHPYTQALLSVLPEAPGAPVVLTGEPPDPSRIPSGCRFHARCQILASGEAERAGVADACRTQDLEILTGSDETQVACHWALARVTT from the coding sequence ATGACGACTCCGGCACCCCTGCTGAGCGCACGGGACCTGCACGTGACCTTCCCCGGCCGCCACGGCGCCGCGCCCGCCCGGGCTGTGGACGGCGTGGATCTCGACATCGGCGCCGGGGAGATCGTGGCGCTGGTCGGCGAGTCGGGCTGCGGCAAGACGACGCTGGCGCGCTCGCTGCTGGGGCTGGTCGAACCGTCCTCGGGCAGCGTCCGCTTCGACGGGAAGCCGCTGGAGTACTCCTCCCGGGCACTGAAGGCCTACCGCCGGCGCGTCCAGCTGGTCCTGCAGGACCCCAGCGGCTCGCTGAACCCGCGGCACACGGTGTACGAGGCGGTCGCCGAGGGCCTGCGCATCCACGGGCATCCGGGCGACGAACGCACGGCGGTGGCCGAGGCCCTGTCCCGCGCGGGGCTCCGCCCACCCGAACGGTTCTTCCTGCGCTATCCGCACGAGCTGTCCGGCGGTCAACGCCAACGGGTCGTCATCGCGGGCGCGTTGGTCCTGCAGCCCGAACTCATCGTCGCCGACGAGCCGGTGGCCTCGCTGGACGCCTCCGTACGCGGGGAGATCCTCGCCCTGCTGCTGCGTCTGCGCACCGAACTGGGCCTGTCCGCACTGGTGGTGACGCACGACCTGGGGCTGGCGTGGAACGTCGCCGACCGGGTGGCGGTGATGTACCTGGGGCGGATCGTGGAGACGGGCACGGTGGAGCAGGTCCTGACGGCGCCCCGGCACCCGTACACCCAGGCCCTGCTGTCGGTCCTCCCGGAGGCGCCCGGCGCCCCGGTCGTCCTGACCGGCGAGCCCCCCGACCCCTCCCGCATCCCCTCCGGCTGCCGCTTCCACGCCCGCTGCCAGATCCTGGCGAGCGGCGAGGCGGAACGCGCCGGGGTGGCGGACGCCTGCCGCACCCAGGACCTGGAGATCCTGACCGGCTCCGACGAGACCCAGGTAGCCTGCCACTGGGCCCTGGCCCGGGTGACTACGTAG
- a CDS encoding ABC transporter ATP-binding protein, whose amino-acid sequence MTLLEVRGLTVTYPGGAEAVRGVDLSLEAGRKLGVAGESGCGKSTLALALLRLLPAGTKVGGEVLLDGEDVLTMRWGRVRAVRWAGASIVFQGAMHSLNPVHRVGDQIAEPILLHGDATPAAAKRRAGELLEQVGLPGARARAYPHELSGGQRQRVMIAMALACAPRLVIADEPTTALDVMIQAQILRLIEQLVSEQELGLIMISHDLAVLADTCDRLAVMYAGRVVEEGPARAVYEDALHPYGKTLSSAFPRIGDPVSRFAPRGLAGDPPDPADLPSGCTFHPRCPVALDECAVLDQPLREAGPGRRAACVHVGATVSPPAGPTEDVRSTT is encoded by the coding sequence TTGACGCTGCTGGAGGTCCGGGGTCTGACCGTGACGTATCCGGGCGGGGCCGAGGCCGTACGGGGTGTGGACCTGTCCCTGGAGGCGGGCCGCAAGCTCGGGGTCGCCGGTGAGTCGGGCTGCGGCAAGTCCACGCTGGCACTCGCCCTGCTGCGGCTGCTGCCGGCCGGCACGAAGGTGGGCGGTGAGGTCCTGCTCGACGGCGAGGACGTCCTGACGATGCGGTGGGGCCGGGTGCGCGCGGTGCGCTGGGCGGGCGCCTCGATCGTCTTCCAGGGGGCCATGCACTCGCTCAACCCCGTGCACCGCGTCGGCGACCAGATCGCCGAGCCGATCCTGCTGCACGGCGACGCGACGCCGGCGGCGGCGAAGCGGCGGGCCGGTGAGCTGCTGGAACAGGTGGGCCTGCCGGGCGCGCGGGCGAGGGCGTATCCGCACGAGCTCTCCGGCGGTCAGCGGCAGCGCGTCATGATCGCCATGGCGCTGGCCTGCGCCCCGCGGCTCGTCATCGCCGACGAGCCGACCACCGCCCTGGACGTGATGATCCAGGCGCAGATCCTCCGGCTCATCGAACAGCTCGTGTCCGAGCAGGAGCTGGGCCTGATCATGATCAGCCACGACCTGGCGGTCCTCGCCGACACCTGCGACCGGCTGGCCGTGATGTACGCGGGCCGGGTGGTCGAGGAGGGCCCGGCGCGGGCCGTGTACGAGGACGCGCTGCACCCCTACGGCAAGACCCTGTCGTCGGCGTTCCCGCGCATCGGCGACCCGGTGTCCCGGTTCGCCCCGCGCGGGCTGGCCGGTGACCCGCCCGACCCGGCGGACCTGCCGTCCGGCTGCACCTTCCACCCGCGCTGCCCGGTCGCCCTGGACGAGTGCGCGGTGCTGGACCAGCCGCTCAGGGAGGCCGGACCCGGCCGGCGGGCGGCGTGTGTACACGTCGGGGCGACGGTTTCGCCGCCTGCCGGTCCGACGGAGGACGTGAGGAGCACGACATGA
- a CDS encoding ABC transporter permease has protein sequence MTADAAPATPGRLTWQRRRRSAARFWRSYRTHRAGVIGLAALVLFALMALTAPLTVGSGVAGVTDAPGAPLQAPSLDLPLGTDRFGRSVLGLVVWGSRISLLVGLLAAVLSVVIGTVVGVTAGHFKGAYATVLMRITDWFLVMPALVLAIALATVMTRSLGTVILAIGVTSWPTTARLVRAQTLAVESRPYIERAKALGGGHWHIMSRHVLPNVMPLVLAQTTLMISSSVLAEATLAFLGLGDPTVISWGGLLQDAREAGAVSAGDWWYLVPPGIAIALVALAFTLCGRAVESVLNPRLGVTR, from the coding sequence ATGACGGCCGACGCGGCACCCGCGACCCCCGGCCGGCTCACCTGGCAGCGCCGCCGCCGGTCCGCCGCCCGGTTCTGGCGCAGCTACCGCACCCACCGCGCCGGAGTGATCGGCCTGGCCGCGCTCGTCCTGTTCGCCCTGATGGCGCTGACCGCGCCGCTGACCGTCGGCTCGGGTGTGGCCGGCGTGACCGACGCTCCCGGCGCTCCGCTGCAGGCGCCGAGCCTCGACCTCCCGCTGGGCACCGACCGTTTCGGGCGCAGTGTGCTGGGGCTTGTGGTGTGGGGCTCGCGGATCTCGCTGCTGGTCGGGCTGCTCGCGGCCGTGCTGTCGGTGGTGATCGGCACGGTCGTCGGGGTCACCGCCGGGCACTTCAAGGGCGCCTACGCGACCGTGCTGATGCGGATCACGGACTGGTTCCTGGTGATGCCGGCGCTGGTGCTCGCCATCGCGCTGGCCACCGTGATGACCCGCTCCCTGGGCACGGTGATCCTCGCGATCGGCGTCACCTCGTGGCCCACGACCGCCCGGCTGGTGCGCGCCCAGACACTGGCGGTGGAGTCACGGCCGTACATCGAACGGGCGAAGGCGCTGGGCGGCGGGCACTGGCACATCATGAGCCGGCACGTGCTGCCCAACGTGATGCCGCTGGTGCTGGCGCAGACCACTTTGATGATCTCCTCGTCCGTCCTCGCCGAGGCGACGCTCGCCTTCCTCGGGCTCGGCGATCCCACGGTGATCTCGTGGGGCGGGCTGCTGCAGGACGCGCGCGAGGCGGGCGCGGTCAGCGCCGGCGACTGGTGGTACCTGGTGCCGCCGGGCATCGCGATCGCGCTGGTGGCGCTGGCGTTCACGCTGTGCGGGCGGGCGGTGGAGTCCGTGCTCAATCCCAGGCTGGGGGTGACCCGTTGA
- a CDS encoding ABC transporter permease: MVSDAVTAPVARARRPRTGTAYPRYVAGKAGGAAVSLLAVLVTGFFLFRLIPGDPVKTMTGGRPVSATQLAEYRKEFGLDLPMWEQFTDYCRKALTGDLGTSYQFRAPVIDKITEALPNTLLLTGTAFVLYTALGMFLGTRSAWRHGRLGDKLNTGLALTLYSVPSFWLGLLMIIVFAVGLGPIPGLFPTGGMESGGKEGFAYVGDVAHHLVLPVITLVAVEYGQTLLVTRSALLDEMGSDYLTTARAKGLRDDLVRRRHAVPNALLPTVTLVFVNLGRTVAGVILVETVFSWPGLGGLFYQALSVPDLPLVQGLFLFFASAVIVMNTLADLLYPLLDPRVGR; the protein is encoded by the coding sequence ATGGTCTCCGACGCAGTCACCGCGCCCGTCGCCCGGGCGAGACGGCCCCGTACCGGCACCGCCTATCCCCGGTACGTGGCCGGCAAGGCGGGCGGTGCCGCCGTCTCGCTGCTGGCAGTCCTGGTGACCGGGTTCTTCCTGTTCCGGCTGATCCCGGGCGACCCGGTCAAGACCATGACGGGCGGCCGGCCGGTCTCGGCCACCCAACTGGCCGAGTATCGCAAGGAGTTCGGGCTCGACCTGCCGATGTGGGAACAGTTCACCGACTACTGCCGCAAGGCGCTCACCGGTGACCTGGGCACCTCGTACCAGTTCCGCGCCCCGGTCATCGACAAGATCACGGAGGCGCTGCCGAACACCCTGCTGCTGACCGGCACCGCCTTCGTGCTCTACACGGCGCTCGGTATGTTCCTCGGCACCCGCTCGGCCTGGCGGCACGGGAGGCTCGGCGACAAGCTCAACACCGGCCTGGCGCTCACCCTCTACTCCGTCCCGTCCTTCTGGCTCGGCCTGCTGATGATCATCGTGTTCGCCGTGGGGCTCGGCCCGATCCCCGGACTGTTCCCGACCGGCGGCATGGAGTCGGGCGGCAAGGAGGGCTTCGCCTACGTCGGCGACGTCGCCCATCACCTGGTCCTGCCGGTGATCACCCTGGTCGCGGTCGAGTACGGCCAGACGCTGCTCGTCACCCGCTCGGCGCTGCTGGACGAGATGGGCAGCGACTACCTCACGACGGCCCGCGCCAAGGGGCTCAGGGACGACCTGGTGCGCCGCCGGCACGCCGTACCGAACGCGCTGCTGCCCACGGTCACCCTCGTCTTCGTCAACCTCGGCCGGACCGTCGCGGGCGTCATCCTGGTCGAGACCGTCTTCTCCTGGCCGGGCCTGGGCGGACTGTTCTACCAGGCGCTGAGCGTGCCCGACCTGCCGCTCGTGCAGGGCCTGTTCCTCTTCTTCGCCTCGGCGGTGATCGTCATGAACACGCTGGCCGACCTGCTCTATCCGCTGCTCGACCCCCGGGTGGGCCGATGA
- a CDS encoding ABC transporter substrate-binding protein has translation MSPQDQHGTRRSQTRSPRHRTARLVAAAGAVALTVSAGLATPLNPAPQRAQAAEGKKTLTVAVAQSVDSLSPFLAVRLLSTSILRLTYEYLTDYDPGDAHPVPGLATSWKPSADKLTWTYTIRSDAKWSDGQKVTAKDAAWTFDKMMTDEAAATANGSFVANFRTVSAPSPTQLVIRLKKPQATMTALDVPIVPEHIWKDVKNFSKFNNDKKFPIVGDGPFVLTDYKADSYVRLKANKDFWRGAPKFDELVFKYYKDQDAAVAALRKGEVSFVAGQPALTPAQASSLKGQKDIQVNEGPGRRFYALATNPGAKARNGQKFGDGDPSLLDQRVRNALFMAVDRKAVIDKVFQGHAVEGQGYIPPRFSTYFWKPSASQDLSYDPAKAAQLLDEAGYKKNADGKRTGKDGKPLNYRVLCHATDPNDKAVGQYLKEWWGKLGIGMTLDCLDNVTDPWLAGKYDLAFDGWSVNPDPDFVLSIHTCGALPAAPKDTGATDNFICDKTYDELYAKQLAEYDSAKRADIVKQMESRLYDLGYMNVMAYPNAVEAYRTDQIKSITTMPKSAGNIYGQDGYWSWWSAVPADSGSSSGGSSTGVIVGVVAGVVVLAAAGVFFAMRRRTTADDRE, from the coding sequence ATGAGTCCACAAGACCAGCACGGCACCAGGCGTTCACAGACGAGAAGCCCACGTCACCGCACGGCCCGGCTCGTCGCGGCCGCCGGCGCCGTCGCCCTGACCGTCTCGGCAGGCCTCGCGACCCCGCTCAACCCGGCGCCCCAGCGGGCCCAGGCGGCCGAGGGCAAGAAGACACTCACCGTCGCCGTCGCCCAGAGCGTCGACTCGCTCAGCCCCTTCCTCGCGGTCCGACTGCTCAGCACGAGCATCCTGCGGCTGACGTACGAGTACCTCACCGACTACGACCCCGGGGACGCGCACCCGGTGCCGGGCCTCGCCACCAGCTGGAAGCCGTCCGCCGACAAGCTCACCTGGACGTACACCATCCGCTCCGACGCCAAGTGGTCGGACGGGCAGAAGGTGACCGCCAAGGACGCGGCCTGGACGTTCGACAAGATGATGACCGACGAGGCGGCGGCCACCGCGAACGGCAGTTTCGTCGCCAACTTCCGTACCGTGTCCGCCCCGAGCCCCACCCAGCTGGTCATCCGGCTGAAGAAGCCGCAGGCGACGATGACGGCCCTGGACGTGCCGATCGTGCCCGAGCACATCTGGAAGGACGTCAAGAACTTCTCGAAGTTCAACAACGACAAGAAGTTCCCGATCGTCGGTGACGGCCCGTTCGTGCTCACCGACTACAAGGCGGACAGCTACGTCCGGCTGAAGGCCAACAAGGACTTCTGGCGCGGGGCGCCCAAGTTCGACGAGCTGGTCTTCAAGTACTACAAGGACCAGGACGCCGCGGTGGCCGCTCTGCGCAAGGGCGAGGTCTCCTTCGTGGCGGGCCAGCCCGCCCTGACGCCCGCTCAGGCGTCGTCCCTCAAGGGCCAGAAGGACATCCAGGTCAACGAGGGCCCGGGCCGCCGCTTCTACGCCCTGGCCACCAACCCGGGCGCGAAGGCGCGGAACGGCCAGAAGTTCGGCGACGGCGACCCGTCCCTGCTGGACCAGCGGGTGCGCAACGCGCTGTTCATGGCGGTCGACCGCAAGGCCGTCATCGACAAGGTGTTCCAGGGCCACGCGGTCGAGGGCCAGGGCTACATCCCACCCCGCTTCTCGACGTACTTCTGGAAGCCCTCCGCGAGCCAGGACCTCTCCTACGATCCCGCCAAGGCCGCTCAACTCCTCGATGAGGCGGGCTACAAGAAGAACGCCGACGGCAAGCGGACCGGCAAGGACGGCAAGCCGCTGAACTACCGCGTCCTGTGCCACGCCACCGACCCCAACGACAAGGCGGTCGGCCAGTACCTCAAGGAGTGGTGGGGCAAGCTCGGCATCGGCATGACGCTGGACTGCCTGGACAACGTCACCGACCCCTGGCTCGCCGGGAAGTACGACCTCGCCTTCGACGGCTGGTCGGTCAACCCCGACCCCGACTTCGTGCTGTCGATCCACACCTGCGGGGCCCTGCCGGCCGCCCCGAAGGACACCGGGGCGACCGACAACTTCATCTGCGACAAGACCTACGACGAGCTGTACGCCAAGCAGCTCGCCGAGTACGACTCCGCCAAACGGGCCGACATCGTCAAGCAGATGGAGTCGCGGCTGTACGACCTGGGGTACATGAACGTCATGGCGTACCCGAACGCCGTCGAGGCCTACCGCACCGACCAGATCAAGTCGATCACGACGATGCCGAAGTCCGCAGGCAACATCTACGGCCAGGACGGCTACTGGAGCTGGTGGTCGGCCGTGCCGGCGGACTCCGGTTCCTCCTCCGGGGGTTCCTCGACCGGGGTGATCGTCGGTGTCGTCGCGGGGGTCGTGGTCCTCGCCGCCGCCGGGGTGTTCTTCGCGATGCGCCGCCGTACGACCGCCGACGACCGCGAATAG
- a CDS encoding trans-aconitate 2-methyltransferase → MVDRSFADLSLASLYDALHPWGPGDDFCLGLVMSARSVLDAGCGTGRLLARARREGHRGRLTGLDPAAAMLVQARRREPGVEWVLGDLRSRAWNGEFELVLMTGHTFQVFVGDEELRLALSGVRAALAPGGRFVFGTRNPAAGAWAEWTPEHVRRVTGPDGRAVRVWREVEGTGGGERVTFTTTFEGGPWPRPQTCRATRRFFSADALSRTLRGAGLRVTEQYGDWERGPLRADSHEIITVAESVR, encoded by the coding sequence GTGGTCGACCGATCGTTCGCCGATCTTTCCCTCGCCTCCCTCTACGACGCCCTCCACCCGTGGGGGCCGGGCGACGACTTCTGTCTGGGGCTGGTGATGTCCGCCCGGTCGGTGCTCGACGCGGGCTGCGGCACCGGCCGGCTGCTCGCGCGGGCCCGCCGGGAGGGGCACCGGGGGCGGTTGACCGGTCTGGATCCGGCCGCCGCGATGCTCGTCCAGGCACGGCGTCGCGAGCCCGGGGTCGAATGGGTGCTCGGGGATCTGCGGTCGCGGGCGTGGAACGGCGAGTTCGAACTGGTCCTGATGACCGGGCACACCTTCCAGGTGTTCGTGGGCGACGAGGAGCTGCGGCTCGCGCTGAGCGGTGTGCGCGCCGCCCTGGCTCCCGGCGGGCGGTTCGTGTTCGGCACCCGGAATCCGGCGGCGGGCGCCTGGGCCGAGTGGACGCCGGAGCACGTGCGCCGCGTCACCGGCCCGGACGGCCGTGCCGTACGGGTGTGGCGCGAGGTGGAGGGGACCGGCGGCGGCGAGCGGGTGACCTTCACGACGACGTTCGAGGGCGGCCCCTGGCCCCGCCCGCAGACCTGCCGCGCCACCCGGCGCTTCTTTTCGGCCGACGCCCTGTCAAGGACGCTCCGCGGCGCGGGGCTTCGCGTGACGGAACAGTACGGCGACTGGGAACGCGGCCCCCTGAGGGCCGACAGTCACGAGATCATCACGGTGGCCGAATCCGTCCGCTGA
- a CDS encoding ABC transporter substrate-binding protein, with protein MRGATHAKWAACATAVALAATACGGGGSDSGSGSGSGGGVLSSSWGDPQNPLEPANTNEVQGGKVLDMIFRGLKRYDPRTGAAKDMLAEKIDTTDSQNFTVTVKSGWKFSNGEAVNAKSFVDAWNYGASLKNNQKNAYFFGYIEGYDKTHPDTGKQTADTLSGLKVTGDRTFTVKLTQKFSTFPDTLGYAAYSPLPQAFFTDHANWIKKPVGNGPYTVQSYTKGSMMSLRKWDTYPGSDKAQNGGVDLKVYTDNNTAYTDLMAGNLDLVDDIPAAQLKNVKNDLGDRYLNTPAGIIQTLAFPYHDKNWNTSGSVKVRKGLSMAINRKQITETIFQKTRTPATDWTSPVLGTKGGFQDGLCGDGCTYNPSEAKKLVQEGGGLPGGQVKITYNADTGSHKEWVDAVCNSINNALGKDKACVGNPFGTFADFRNQIGQHKMTGPFRTGWQMDYPLIQNFLQPLYYTNASSNDGQWSNKDFDKLVNQANAETDTAKAIGIFQNAEKVVRDNMAAIPLWYQNGSAGWSDRLSNVALNPFSVPVYDEIKVG; from the coding sequence ATGCGCGGAGCCACGCACGCCAAGTGGGCCGCATGCGCGACGGCGGTCGCGCTCGCCGCGACTGCCTGCGGAGGCGGTGGGAGCGACAGCGGGAGCGGGAGCGGGTCCGGCGGTGGGGTGCTCAGCTCGTCCTGGGGCGATCCGCAGAACCCGTTGGAACCGGCCAACACCAACGAGGTGCAGGGCGGCAAGGTCCTGGACATGATCTTCCGCGGGCTGAAGCGGTACGACCCCAGGACGGGCGCCGCCAAGGACATGCTCGCCGAGAAGATCGACACCACGGACTCACAGAACTTCACTGTCACCGTCAAGAGCGGCTGGAAGTTCAGCAACGGTGAGGCCGTCAACGCCAAGTCCTTCGTCGACGCGTGGAACTACGGCGCCAGCCTGAAGAACAACCAGAAGAACGCGTACTTCTTCGGATACATCGAGGGCTACGACAAGACGCACCCGGACACCGGCAAGCAGACCGCGGACACCCTCTCCGGTCTCAAGGTCACCGGCGACCGCACCTTCACCGTCAAGCTCACCCAGAAGTTCTCGACCTTCCCCGACACCCTCGGCTACGCGGCCTACTCCCCGCTGCCGCAGGCGTTCTTCACCGACCACGCCAACTGGATCAAGAAGCCGGTCGGCAACGGCCCGTACACCGTGCAGTCGTACACCAAGGGCTCGATGATGTCGCTGCGCAAGTGGGACACCTACCCCGGCAGCGACAAGGCGCAGAACGGCGGCGTCGACCTCAAGGTCTACACCGACAACAACACCGCCTACACCGATCTGATGGCCGGCAACCTCGACCTCGTCGACGACATCCCCGCCGCCCAGCTCAAGAACGTCAAGAACGACCTCGGCGACCGCTACCTCAACACACCCGCCGGCATCATCCAGACGCTCGCGTTCCCGTACCACGACAAGAACTGGAACACCAGCGGCTCGGTGAAGGTCCGCAAGGGCCTGTCCATGGCGATCAACCGCAAGCAGATCACCGAGACGATCTTCCAGAAGACCCGCACACCCGCCACCGACTGGACCTCGCCCGTACTCGGCACCAAGGGCGGCTTCCAGGACGGGCTGTGCGGAGACGGCTGCACCTACAACCCGAGCGAGGCCAAGAAGCTCGTCCAGGAGGGCGGCGGCCTGCCCGGCGGCCAGGTCAAGATCACGTACAACGCGGACACGGGCTCGCACAAGGAGTGGGTGGACGCCGTGTGCAACTCCATCAACAACGCCCTCGGCAAGGACAAGGCCTGCGTCGGCAACCCGTTCGGCACCTTCGCGGACTTCCGCAACCAGATCGGCCAGCACAAGATGACCGGGCCGTTCCGCACCGGCTGGCAGATGGACTACCCGCTCATCCAGAACTTCCTGCAGCCGCTCTACTACACCAACGCCTCCTCCAACGACGGCCAGTGGTCCAACAAGGACTTCGACAAGCTCGTGAACCAGGCCAACGCCGAGACCGACACCGCCAAGGCGATCGGCATCTTCCAGAACGCCGAGAAGGTCGTCCGCGACAACATGGCCGCCATCCCGCTGTGGTACCAGAACGGCAGCGCCGGCTGGTCCGACCGCCTCTCGAACGTGGCCCTCAACCCGTTCAGCGTCCCGGTGTACGACGAGATCAAGGTCGGCTGA
- a CDS encoding ABC transporter permease: protein MGRYVLRRLLQMIPVFIGATLLIFLMVNVMGDPIAGLCGERQCDPATAAQLKKEFGLDKPVWQQYLTYMGNVFTGDFGTAFNGQKVTELMATAFPVTIRLTIVAILFEIVIGVTLGVITGLKRGRPVDTSVLLLTLVVISVPTFVTGLLLQLLLGVEWGWIKPSVSPEATFSELIVPGLVLASVSLAYVTRLTRTSIAENRRSDYVRTAVAKGLPRQRVIVRHLLRNSLIPVVTFIGTDIGALMGGAIVTERIFNIHGVGYQLYQGILRQNTQTVVGFVTVLVLVFLVANLLVDLLYAVLDPRIRYA from the coding sequence ATGGGCAGGTACGTGCTCCGGCGTCTGCTCCAGATGATCCCGGTGTTCATCGGGGCCACGCTGCTGATCTTCCTGATGGTGAACGTGATGGGCGACCCCATCGCGGGCCTGTGCGGCGAGCGGCAGTGCGACCCGGCCACGGCCGCCCAGCTGAAGAAGGAGTTCGGGCTCGACAAGCCCGTGTGGCAGCAATACCTGACCTACATGGGGAACGTCTTCACCGGTGACTTCGGCACCGCCTTCAACGGGCAGAAGGTCACCGAGCTGATGGCGACGGCGTTCCCCGTCACCATCCGGCTGACGATCGTCGCGATCCTCTTCGAGATCGTCATCGGCGTCACGCTGGGCGTCATCACGGGCCTGAAGCGGGGCCGCCCCGTCGACACCTCCGTCCTCCTGCTCACCCTCGTCGTCATCTCCGTCCCCACCTTCGTCACCGGCCTGCTGCTGCAACTGCTGCTCGGCGTCGAGTGGGGCTGGATCAAACCCTCGGTCTCCCCGGAGGCCACCTTCAGCGAGCTGATCGTGCCGGGCCTGGTACTCGCCTCGGTCTCCCTCGCCTACGTCACCCGGCTGACCCGCACCTCCATCGCGGAGAACCGCCGCTCCGACTACGTCCGCACCGCCGTCGCCAAGGGCCTGCCCCGGCAGCGGGTGATCGTCCGGCACCTGCTGCGCAACTCCCTGATCCCCGTGGTCACCTTCATCGGCACCGACATCGGCGCCCTGATGGGCGGCGCCATCGTCACCGAGCGGATCTTCAACATCCACGGCGTCGGCTACCAGCTCTACCAGGGCATCCTCCGGCAGAACACGCAGACCGTCGTCGGCTTCGTGACCGTCCTCGTCCTCGTCTTCCTGGTCGCCAACCTGCTCGTCGACCTGCTGTACGCCGTACTCGACCCGAGGATCCGCTATGCCTGA